The Leifsonia xyli genomic sequence CCAACACGTCGGCCATCGTCCAGCTGCCGGACGGCCGGGAGCCGTTCGAAGTCTGGGCCGGACGCCACGAGTGGTCTGTCGTCGACGAACGCGCGCCGCGCCCGTCGGTCGAGCGGCTCACGATGGAGAGCGACCTGGCCGACATCGTCGACGATCCGGCGGCGTACCGGGCGGTGCTGTCGGCCCTCGACAAGCATGCGCCCGACGCGGCGGAGGCTCTCCGCTCCCGCACCCGCTGGGACGAGGGTGTCGCTCTCGGCGTCGAGCTCTTCATCCTTCCCCGCCATGTCCAGGCCGCGGTCGACGAGGAGCTGCGGCTTTTCGTCCCGACCGCCCGGTGACACGAGAGAGAGAGAGAGAGAGACGGACATGCTGACCCTCACCGCCAACCTTGAACTGAACTTCCCGGATGTCGACGGCTTCCCCTCGCGTATCGAGGCCGCGACGACGGCCGGCTTCCATGAGGTCGATATCTGGTCGACCTTCGACAAGGATCTTCCCGGCATCCGATCGGCGCTGAACGCGACCGGCGCCCGCCTGATGTCCGTGCTCGCCGAGCCCCGGACCGACGTGGCGTGGCCGGACGCCGACCGGGACGCGTTCTTCGGCGGCCTGGAACGGACCGTCGAGAACGCCCGCTTCCTCGGTGCACCGTTCGTGATCGTCGACTCCGGACTCGGCTTCCCCGGCCAGTCGCGGCGCGTCCAGCTCGACCGCCTCGCAGACGTGTACGCCCAGGCGGTCGAGCGCATCCGCGGTTCGGGGATCACGTTGCTCCTGGAATCCGTGAACACCCGCATCGATCATCCGGGGCTGCTTCTCGATCGCAATGCCGACTGTCGGGCGCTGATCCGGGCGGTCGACGATCCGTCGCTCCGCTGGCTGTACGACGCCTACCATTCCTTTGCCGAGGGCGAGGACTATGCTGCCGAGCTGCAAGCGGGGGCCGATCTCATGGCATACGTACACCTGGCGGACGCCCCTGGTCGTCAGGAGCCGGGTACCGGTGCAGTCGACTGGAGCGGGTGGCTCGACGCCCTCGTCGCCACCGGCTACTCGGGATCGGTTCAGCTCGAGTTCGCGCCCTCCACCGACTTCGGCTCCGCGGTGTCGTACATCCGCTCGCTCGTGGATGCTTAGGTTGAAAAACAACCAAAGTGTGTCTTAGAATGGCAATGACGTCGGGGCTTCGGCCCGTTCCTCACCGCGATGTCGCGGCGAGGGCACAAACCGTCGCGTCGATCCCCCGATCGTTCGGGTCTCGCGTATGCCGCTCTCGCCAGTGAGGTTCCGTCTCCTCGTCATCTCCCTCCTCGTCGTCTCGTTCCTCGGGGCGCTCGACAACACCGTGGTCAGCACGGCGATCGCCACGGTCGCCGGGCAGCTCGGCGCGCTCGAGCACATGAGCTGGATCGTCGTCGGCTACACGCTGGCGAGCACGGTCCTCCTTCCGGTGCTCGGCAAGCTCGGCGACCGGATCGGGCCCCGCGCCGTGTTCCTCGCGTCCGTCGTCGTCTTCATCGTCTCGTCGGTCGCTTGCGGTTTCGCGAACGGCATCACCTGGCTGATCGTCGCCCGCGTGGTGCAGGGGATGAGCTCGGCCGGCCTGCAGCTGATGTCGCAGACGATCATCGCCGAGACCACGACGCCGAGGCAGCGGCCCAAGTACCTCGCGATCATCGGGGCCGCCTTCCCGGTGGCCATCCTCGTCGGCCCGGTGCTCGGCGGTGTCATCACCGACTACTGGGGCTGGCCCTGGGTGTTCTGGATCAACGCCCCGGTCGGGCTGGTCGCCCTCGTGCTCGCGCTCGTCGCCGTGCCGCACATCGAGCCCGGCCGCGCGGGGCGGTTCGACCTGGCGGGGACGATCGCGCTCACGATCGGGCTCGTCGCGCTCGTGCTCGCGGTGACCGCGGTCGGCGACGGCTCCCAGGCGGCCGTGACCGTGATCGAGTTCGCGATCGCCGCCGTCGCGCTGACCGCCTTCTTCGTCATCGAGACCCGGGTCGCCGAGCCGCTGGTTCCGCTCCACCACTTCCGCAACCGGACGGTGGCGACCGGCACCGTCATCTCGGCCATCGTCGGCGTCGGGTTGTTCTCGATCACGGCGTATCTACCCACCTACTTCCAGATGGCGTACCGGACGACGGCGACGGTGTCGGGCCTGGTGCCGATCGCGACGGTGTTCGGGATGCTCGTCAGCAACCTCGCGACGGGCTGGCTCGTCAGCCGCACCGGCCACTACCGCGTCTATCCGCTCATCGGCACCGCCCTCGGGGCGGCAGGCCTCGCCGCGATGGCGCTGCTCCCGGCCGGGTCCCCGTTGTGGGCGCCCACCGTGGCGATGGCCGTCGTCGGCCTCGGCACGGGAGCGTTCATGAGCCTCATCGTCGCCGTTGTCCAGAGCGCCGTCCCGCGCAGCGAGACGGGGACGATCACGGCAACCACGAATCTCGTCCGCCAGGTGGGCGCCACGGTCGCCACCGCCCTCATCGGAGGGATCATCGGCACGAGCGTCATCGCGCTGCTCCCGGCCGGACTGGACGCCGCCACCCTCACGCCGGCCGTGGTGCACGCACAGGATGCTGCGGCGCAGGAGCAGATCGCGCAGGCGTACCACGGCGTCTTCGTGCCGCTCTTCGTCGCGCTCGCCGCGACCTATCTCGTCGGGGTGGCGGCGTCCATCCTGCTCCCGAACAGCCGGCTGTCCGACGACCGCGTCACGGCGCCGGACGCCGAACCGGCATCCCTCACCACCTGAACACCGCACCGCACAGGAGACCAGCATGAGCACCACACCGGACACGACCGTCGCCGTCGTCGGGAGCGGCCCGATCGGATCCGCCTACGCCCGACTGCTGCTCGAGGCGCTGCCCGGCGCCCGCGTCGTGATGCTCGAGGCGGGACCGCAGCTCACCGCCATCGCCGGCGAGAACGTGCGCAACATCCCCGACCCGGACGAGAAGGAGCGGGCGCGCGAGCGGTCGCAGGGCCCGCAGGCGGGCGCGTTCCGCGAGTCGCTCGGCATCCCGTCCTCTGTCGTGGTGGAGGGGATGTTCACCGCCCGCGGCGGGACGCACCTCCTCGACTTCGGCGGCCCGGGGTCGGCCCACGCGGAGAGCTTCCCGGCGGCCGCCGCCTCCACCAACGTCGGCGGGATGGGCGCGCACTGGACGGGCGCGACGCCCAGCCCGGCGTTCAGCGAGCGCATCCCGTTCATCCCCGACGAGGAGTGGGACGACCTCCTCGCCGAGGCCGGCCGGCTGCTGCACGTGCAGACCGCGGCGTTCGCCGACTCGGCGATCGGCGAGGCGATCCGGTCGCTGCTGGCGGAGGAGTTCGCGGGCGAGCTGCCCGAGGGCTACGGGCCGAGCACGCTGCCGGTCGCGGGCGACCCCCAGCCCGACGGCACGATGCGCTGGGCGGGTGCCGACACGGTCCTCGGACCGCTGCTCGACCCCGCGAGTCCTCTCGCCGAGCGGTTCGAGCTGCGCGACCTCTCGCTGGTGCGACGCGTCGAGCACGCCGACGGCCGCGCGACCGGCGTCACCGTCGAGGACCTGCGCACGCACGAGGTCTACGAGCTGGATGCGGACCTCGTCGTCGTCGGCGCCGACGCCTTCCGCTCGCCGCAGCTGCTCTGGGCGTCGGGTATCCGCCCGCGGGCGCTCGGGCACTACCTGACCGAGCATCCGGTCGTGATCTCCACCGTCGCCCTCGACGGCGAGCGGATGGGCCGGTTCGCGACCGAGGAGGACCTCGCGCAGGAGCACGCCCGCCGTGCCGTCAATCCGGCCGATCCGGTGGCCGCGGTGAACCGCATCCCCTTCTCGGAGCCCGCTCACCCGTTCTCGCTGCAGGTGATGTACGTCGAGACTCCGCCGTTCCCCCTCGACCCGCAGCACCCGGCGGCCGGCAACCGGTGGGGCTACGTGAACATGGGCTACGGGATGCGCAAGCACCCTCGCTTCGAGGACGCGGTCACCTTCGACGACAGCGAGCCCGATTACCGGGGCTTCCCGAACATGACGATCACGTACGCGCTCACCGGCGCCGAGCAGGCGGAGATCGCCGAGGCGACCGAGCGCCTGCGCCGCGCCGGCAACGCGTTGGGGACGTTCGTCGCCGAGCCGCGGCTGCTGCCGAACGGATCCAGCCTCCACTTCCAGGGCACCATGCGCCTCGGCGAGGACGACGACGGCACCTCCGTCGCCGACCCGTACTCGCGGGTGTGGGGCTACGAGAACCTGGTTGTCGGCGGCAACGCGCTGATCCCGACCGCCACCGCCATGAACCCCACGCTGATGAGCGTCGCGATCGCCGTCCGCGGAGCCCGCGAAGCCGCCCGCCGGCTGACCGCCGCCGCCGAGACGGCCGAGATCGCACACTGAGCACACCCCGAGATCTGAGGAGGATCGAAATGCTCGAAGAACAGTTGATACAGACGGCGGGTTTCCGCAACGTCGGACCGGAGGGCGCGCGCACGGGCTTCCAGCTCCGGGTGCGCAGCCCGTACTACCGGGGCCTGTGGGCGGATCTCATCGAAAAGCCGACGGTGACCGTCGACGGTGAGCGCTTCGACGGCGAGACCATCCGCTGGACGCTGCCGGCCGGCGAGTTCTCGTTCGGCGAGCTGCAGGAGTCGACCGACGCGCGCTGGCCCCTGGGGCACGCGGCCACGCTCACGGTGCCCCGCGAGGGCGGGCTCTCCCGCGGCATCCACGACGTCACGCTCGAGCTGCGGCTGCGGATGTCGTACATCCCGGAGGAGCTGCAGCCGTCGATCTGGACCGCGTCGCGGAAGGCGGTGATCGTACTGTGACTACGGAACACGCAGGGACCACCGACGACCTGCCCTTCGGCCTCGGCGTCTCGCTGTACTCGTACACCGACGACATCGGCGTCACCATGACGGTCGAGGAGTGCATCGAGGATGTCGCCGACCTCGGCGCCTCCGGCATCGAGATCCTCGGCGAGGGCCATATCCAGGACTACCCGAACCCGTCGACCGCGTGGATCGACGCGTGGCACGCGCGGACCGAGCGGCTGGGCCTCACGCCCACGCTGTACGGCTCGTGGATCGACACCCGGCGGTTCCCGGGCCGTGACATGACGGCGGCCGAAGGCGCCGCGCAGCTGGAGCTCGACCTGCGCCTCGCCTCCCGGCTCGGCTTCTCGTTCGTCCGGCCGAAGATCGGCGTCATCTCGGAGGACCTGCGGGTCGACCCGATCTGGCAGGAGGCCGTCGAGCGCAACCTGCAGCTCGCCGCAGACCTCGACATCGTGATCTGCCCCGAGATCCACTGGCCGACCGTCATCAAGTCCCCGGTCGTGGAGGAGTACGTGGCGTTCAAGGAGCGCACCGGCTCGGATCACTTCGGGCTGCTCATCGACACCGGCGTCTTCGAGCTGTCGTCGTACCCGCGGCGAGGCGGCAGCGCGTCGTTCCGGATGGGCGACGGGACCGCCCGGCCCCCGGTGGTGCCGTTCGT encodes the following:
- a CDS encoding choline dehydrogenase — its product is MSTTPDTTVAVVGSGPIGSAYARLLLEALPGARVVMLEAGPQLTAIAGENVRNIPDPDEKERARERSQGPQAGAFRESLGIPSSVVVEGMFTARGGTHLLDFGGPGSAHAESFPAAAASTNVGGMGAHWTGATPSPAFSERIPFIPDEEWDDLLAEAGRLLHVQTAAFADSAIGEAIRSLLAEEFAGELPEGYGPSTLPVAGDPQPDGTMRWAGADTVLGPLLDPASPLAERFELRDLSLVRRVEHADGRATGVTVEDLRTHEVYELDADLVVVGADAFRSPQLLWASGIRPRALGHYLTEHPVVISTVALDGERMGRFATEEDLAQEHARRAVNPADPVAAVNRIPFSEPAHPFSLQVMYVETPPFPLDPQHPAAGNRWGYVNMGYGMRKHPRFEDAVTFDDSEPDYRGFPNMTITYALTGAEQAEIAEATERLRRAGNALGTFVAEPRLLPNGSSLHFQGTMRLGEDDDGTSVADPYSRVWGYENLVVGGNALIPTATAMNPTLMSVAIAVRGAREAARRLTAAAETAEIAH
- a CDS encoding MFS transporter permease — protein: MPLSPVRFRLLVISLLVVSFLGALDNTVVSTAIATVAGQLGALEHMSWIVVGYTLASTVLLPVLGKLGDRIGPRAVFLASVVVFIVSSVACGFANGITWLIVARVVQGMSSAGLQLMSQTIIAETTTPRQRPKYLAIIGAAFPVAILVGPVLGGVITDYWGWPWVFWINAPVGLVALVLALVAVPHIEPGRAGRFDLAGTIALTIGLVALVLAVTAVGDGSQAAVTVIEFAIAAVALTAFFVIETRVAEPLVPLHHFRNRTVATGTVISAIVGVGLFSITAYLPTYFQMAYRTTATVSGLVPIATVFGMLVSNLATGWLVSRTGHYRVYPLIGTALGAAGLAAMALLPAGSPLWAPTVAMAVVGLGTGAFMSLIVAVVQSAVPRSETGTITATTNLVRQVGATVATALIGGIIGTSVIALLPAGLDAATLTPAVVHAQDAAAQEQIAQAYHGVFVPLFVALAATYLVGVAASILLPNSRLSDDRVTAPDAEPASLTT